In the genome of Amia ocellicauda isolate fAmiCal2 chromosome 3, fAmiCal2.hap1, whole genome shotgun sequence, one region contains:
- the cyb561d2 gene encoding transmembrane reductase CYB561D2 has product MVQALEPEPRVYGLLRRASGVAAHLLCLGFTVFVAVLARPGTSLFSWHPFLMTLSFSFLMTEALLLFSPDCSPLQHFSHKVKGRYHWILQSLSASCAVLGLVVIFYNKQLNNKSHFVTWHGLVGLLTVLYAVLQSLGGVSLLYPKLVKRWSLSKLKRYHATSGLLAYLLGCTSLLLGMCSLWFTTAVHSLGWYLASSCPALTGLVLMNQVTNAYVARKRF; this is encoded by the exons ATGGTGCAGGCGCTGGAGCCCGAGCCCAGGGTGTACGGCctgctgaggcgagcctccggCGTGGCCGCGCACCTGCTGTGTCTGGGCTTCACGGTGTTTGTGGCGGTGCTGGCCCGGCCCGGGACCA GTTTGTTCTCTTGGCATCCGTTCCTGATGACCCTCTCA ttctcGTTCCTCATGACGGAGGCCCTGCTCCTCTTCTCCCCAGACTGCTCTCCGCTCCAGCACTTCTCTCACAAGGTGAAAGGTCGCTACCACTGGATCCTGCAGAGCCTGTCTGcctcctgtgctgtgctgggACTGGTGGTCATCTTCTACAACAAGCAGCTCAACAACAAGTCGCACTTCGTCACGTGGCACGGCCTGGTGGGCCTGCTGACCGTCCTGTATGCGGTGCTGCAGTCCCTGGGGGGGGTCTCCCTGCTGTATCCCAAGCTGGTGAAGCGCTGGTCTCTGTCCAAGCTCAAGCGCTACCATGCCACCTCGGGCCTCCTGGCCTACCTGCTGGGCTGCACCAGCCTCCTGCTGGGCATGTGCTCCCTGTGGTTCACCACCGCAGTGCATAGCCTGGGCTGGTACCTGGCCTCTTCCTGCCCCGCCCTCACCGGCCTGGTCCTCATGAACCAGGTGACCAACGCTTACGTGGCCAGGAAGCGCTTCTAG
- the tmem115 gene encoding transmembrane protein 115: MNRYLPVARQHFLAALASTSVVVKAICATVLLLYLLSWVVDTVYVLGVTPGYLFPPNFWIWTLVTHAVVEQHVWDVAVSLGTVIAAGRLLEPLWGALELLIFFAVVNISVGVLAGFSYLLTYIASFNLDYLFAVHVHGMLGFLGAVLVALKQTMGDSTVLRVPQVRLKVAPMLVLLVLALLRLTTLLETTAPLAAYGYGVLSGWVYLRFYQKHSRGRGDMSDHFAFASFFPEVLQPMVGLVAGLVHSILVKIKVCRKTVKRYDVGAPSSITISLPGTDPQDAERRRQLALKALNERLKRVEDQSAWPSMEDEEDEDEGRADVPLLGGRDAPLLAGASGGLQGSSGQESSIISFEDVPSKS; the protein is encoded by the exons ATGAACCGCTACCTGCCGGTGGCCCGACAGCACTTTTTGGCGGCGCTGGCCAGCACCAGCGTAGTGGTGAAAGCCATCTgtgccacagtcctgctgctgTACCTCCTGTCCTGGGTGGTGGACACCGTCTATGTCCTCGGGGTGACCCCGGGGTACCTCTTCCCCCCTAACTTCTGGATCTGGACTCTGGTCACGCATGCGGTAGTGGAGCAGCATGTGTGGGATGTGGCGGTCAGCCTGGGGACCGTGATTGCTGCTGGCCGGCTGCTGGAGCCCCTGTGGGGGGCCCTGGAGCTGCTTATTTTCTTCGCCGTGGTCAACATCTCTGTGGGGGTCCTGGCTGGCTTCTCCTACCTGCTCACCTACATTGCCTCCTTCAACCTGGACTACCTGTTTGCTGTGCACGTCCATGGCATGCTGGGCTTCTTGGGGGCGGTTCTGGTGGCCCTGAAGCAGACTATGGGGGACTCCACGGTCCTGCGTGTCCCCCAGGTGCGGCTGAAGGTGGCCCCCATGCTAGTCCTTCTGGTGCTGGCTCTGCTGCGCCTCACCACCCTGCTGGAGACCACCGCCCCGCTGGCAGCCTACGGGTACGGCGTCCTGTCGGGCTGGGTGTACCTGCGCTTCTACCAGAAGCACAGCCGCGGCCGGGGGGACATGTCGGACCACTTTGCCTTCGCGTCCTTTTTCCCGGAGGTCCTGCAGCCCATGGTGGGGCTGGTGGCGGGCCTGGTGCATAGCATCCTGGTCAAGATCAAGGTGTGCCGCAAGACGGTGAAGCGCTACGACGTGGGGGCCCCCTCatccatcaccatcagcctgcCGGGCACCGACCCCCAGGATGCCGAGAGGAGGAG GCAGCTGGCCCTCAAGGCTCTCAACGAGCGTCTGAAGAGAGTGGAGGACCAGTCGGCCTGGCCCAGCATGGAGGAtgaggaggacgaggacgaaGGCCGGGCTGATGTGCCTCTCCTCGGGGGCCGAGACGCGCCATTGTTGGCGGGGGCCTCCGGGGGGCTGCAGGGCTCCTCCGGGCAGGAGTCCAGCATCATCAGCTTCGAGGACGTGCCCTCCAAGTCCTAA
- the abhd14a gene encoding protein ABHD14A, with protein MNFLRNRLVVLGLVLLATLLLYLLLPAIRQGSMEPFLNVQRFGLAGDSPATLTTNITVRTGQLPGDPPLFFREALPNDGAGKPPRLQVVLLHGQSFSSKNWEDLGTLSLLASNGYQAVALDLPGFGNSPDSEALKTDQNRVDLLQRFLDSLVLKAPVVVSPSMSGRYSLPHLMQHSTQIKGFVPIAPVGTRSFSAEQYQSVQTPTLIVFGEQDTNLGAQSLKNLSQLPRHSVVKMAGARHACYLDRPREFHRALLDFLSKLE; from the exons ATGAACTTTTTAAGGAACCGGCTGGTCGTTTTGGGCCTGGTGCTGTTGGCCACACTGCTCCTGTACCTCCTGCTGCCCGCCATCCGTCAGGGAAGCATGGAGCCATTCCTGAATGTCCAGAGGTTTGGGCTGGCTGGAGACTCCCCTGCCACCTTGACCACCAACATTACGGTCCGCACGGGGCAGCTGCCCGGAGACCCGCCGCTGTTCTTCCGGGAGGCATTGCCCAACGACGGGGCAGGGAAACCGCCAAG GCTGCAGGTGGTGCTGCTGCACGGTCAATCTTTCAGCTCCAAGAACTGGGAGGACCTGGGTACCCTCTCTCTCCTGGCCTCAAATGGCTACCAGGCTGTGGCTCTGGACCTGCCAG GATTTGGGAACTCTCCAGACTctgaagcactgaaaacagaccAGAACCGGGTGGACCTGCTGCAGCGCTTCCTGGACTCCCTGGTTCTGAAGGCACCGGTTGTGGTCAGCCCCTCCATGAGCGGACGCTATTCCCTTCCCCACCTGATGCAGCACAGCACCCAGATCAAGGGCTTTGTGCCCATCGCGCCCGTGGGCACCAGAAGCTTCAGTGCCGAGCAGTACCAGAGCGTGCAG ACCCCGACTCTGATCGTGTTCGGAGAGCAGGACACCAATCTGGGTGCCCAGTCGCTGAAGAACCTCAGCCAGCTGCCTCGGCACTCCGTGGTGAAGATGGCCGGGGCGCGGCACGCCTGCTACCTGGACCGGCCCCGCGAGTTTCACCGCGCCCTGCTGGACTTCCTGAGCAAGTTGGAGTGA